A stretch of Amycolatopsis balhimycina FH 1894 DNA encodes these proteins:
- a CDS encoding NPCBM/NEW2 domain-containing protein: protein MRRLGLVIAVAALLPVVSVTPAQALPDGQALTPPMGFNNWNTTGCAVDEQIIRDTADIFVAKGLKAAGYEYVNVDDCWAEPARDADGRMQANKARFPSGIKALADYVHAKGLKFGIYTSAGTLTCAKTQPGALDHEDVDAQTFADWGVDYLKYDNCNNQGRPALERYTKMRDALTKTGRPIVYSLCEWGENKPWTWGADVGHLWRTTGDIKDNWAKMLQILKANAPLAPYAGPGHWNDPDMLEVGNGGMTTEEYRSHFSLWAMMAAPLLIGADLRKVSPENFDVLRNTEVIALDQDRRGVQARVLSNQDGHWVFAKPLANGDVAVALFNETTSSATIGTTAAAAGLPEAFGYSARDLWAHRDLQTAGRLSAVVPPHATVVYRVHAGGAWWRNAPLVSTGIELAAPVPGVPGEITPAGKPFEVTVSATDEARVPVFDPRVTLTAPDGWRVEQLARPRKFVLGTGDTAAGRWRVTPPAGTEGTTAVLRGGVTYTALGFGQASWAGEQRLTVPVAPPTATAWASDLRWAAEKNGYGPVERDMSNGSIPAGDGKPLTINGVVYPKGLGAHAPSEVVFYLGGRCTAFTADVGVDDEREATNKQGSATFEVYADGAKAASTGVRTWQDPALSLAADLHGAQYLRLVVTDGGDGNSYDRSDWAAARLTCA from the coding sequence GTGAGACGACTCGGCTTGGTGATCGCCGTCGCGGCGCTGCTGCCCGTGGTGTCGGTCACGCCCGCGCAAGCACTGCCCGACGGACAGGCGTTGACGCCGCCGATGGGCTTCAACAACTGGAACACCACCGGCTGCGCCGTCGACGAGCAGATCATCCGCGACACCGCCGACATCTTCGTCGCCAAGGGCCTCAAGGCCGCCGGCTACGAGTACGTCAACGTCGACGACTGCTGGGCCGAACCCGCGCGCGACGCCGACGGGCGCATGCAGGCCAACAAGGCCCGCTTCCCGAGCGGCATCAAGGCACTCGCCGACTACGTCCACGCGAAGGGCCTCAAGTTCGGCATCTACACCAGCGCGGGCACGCTGACCTGCGCGAAGACCCAGCCGGGCGCGCTCGACCACGAAGACGTCGACGCGCAGACGTTCGCGGACTGGGGCGTCGACTACCTCAAGTACGACAACTGCAACAACCAGGGACGGCCCGCGCTCGAGCGCTACACGAAGATGCGCGACGCGCTGACGAAGACGGGCCGCCCGATCGTGTACTCGCTCTGCGAGTGGGGCGAGAACAAGCCGTGGACGTGGGGCGCCGATGTCGGGCACCTGTGGCGCACCACCGGCGACATCAAGGACAACTGGGCCAAGATGCTCCAGATCCTCAAGGCGAACGCGCCGCTCGCGCCGTACGCCGGGCCGGGGCACTGGAACGATCCCGACATGCTCGAGGTCGGCAACGGCGGCATGACGACCGAGGAGTACCGCTCCCACTTCTCGCTGTGGGCGATGATGGCCGCGCCGCTGCTGATCGGCGCCGACCTGCGCAAGGTGTCGCCGGAGAACTTCGACGTCCTGCGCAACACCGAGGTCATCGCGCTCGACCAGGACCGCCGCGGTGTCCAGGCGCGCGTGCTGTCCAACCAGGACGGACACTGGGTGTTCGCCAAGCCACTGGCGAACGGCGACGTCGCGGTCGCGCTGTTCAACGAGACGACGTCGTCCGCCACGATCGGCACCACCGCGGCCGCCGCCGGCCTCCCGGAAGCCTTCGGGTACTCCGCGCGTGACCTCTGGGCCCACCGCGACCTCCAGACCGCCGGCCGGCTCTCCGCGGTCGTCCCGCCGCACGCGACGGTGGTCTACCGCGTGCACGCGGGCGGCGCCTGGTGGCGGAACGCGCCCCTGGTGAGCACGGGCATCGAGCTGGCCGCGCCGGTCCCGGGCGTGCCGGGCGAGATCACGCCCGCCGGCAAGCCCTTCGAGGTCACGGTGTCCGCGACCGACGAAGCCCGCGTCCCGGTGTTCGACCCGCGCGTCACGCTCACCGCACCCGACGGCTGGCGCGTCGAACAGCTGGCCCGGCCGCGGAAGTTCGTGCTCGGCACCGGCGACACCGCCGCCGGACGCTGGCGGGTGACTCCGCCGGCCGGCACCGAAGGCACGACGGCGGTCCTGCGCGGCGGCGTCACGTACACCGCCCTCGGGTTCGGCCAGGCGAGCTGGGCCGGCGAGCAGCGGCTCACCGTGCCCGTGGCGCCGCCGACGGCCACCGCGTGGGCCAGCGACCTGCGCTGGGCGGCCGAGAAGAACGGCTACGGCCCGGTCGAACGGGACATGTCCAACGGCAGCATCCCGGCCGGCGACGGCAAGCCGCTGACGATCAACGGCGTCGTCTACCCGAAGGGCCTCGGCGCCCACGCGCCCAGCGAAGTCGTCTTCTACCTGGGCGGACGCTGCACGGCGTTCACCGCGGACGTCGGCGTCGACGACGAGCGCGAGGCGACGAACAAGCAGGGCTCGGCGACGTTCGAGGTCTACGCGGACGGCGCGAAGGCGGCCTCGACGGGCGTCCGGACCTGGCAGGACCCGGCCCTGTCCCTGGCCGCGGACCTGCACGGCGCCCAGTACCTCCGGCTCGTCGTCACCGACGGCGGCGACGGCAACTCCTACGACCGCAGCGACTGGGCCGCGGCCCGGCTCACCTGCGCGTGA
- a CDS encoding succinate dehydrogenase iron-sulfur subunit — MTTATEAPAASSDSDHTPITVTLKILRFNPEVDSEPHWESYDVPAQRTDRLLNLLFYVKDYIDGTFSFRRSCAHGVCGSDAMQINGINRLACKVLMKDLLSPSGKPTVITIAPIKGLTTLKDLYVDMDPFFEAYRAIKPYLITYGNEPTRERIQSQADRDRFDDTTKCILCACCTSSCPVYWNDGSYFGPAAIVNAHRFIFDSRDEGAEERLDILNDGEGVWRCRTTFNCTDACPRGIQVTKAIQEVKRALLFKRV; from the coding sequence ATGACCACCGCTACGGAAGCTCCGGCCGCTTCGTCCGACTCGGACCACACGCCGATCACGGTCACGCTGAAGATCCTCCGGTTCAACCCGGAAGTGGATTCGGAGCCGCACTGGGAGTCCTACGACGTCCCGGCCCAGCGCACCGACCGGCTGCTGAACCTGCTGTTCTACGTCAAGGACTACATCGACGGCACGTTCTCGTTCCGCCGCTCGTGCGCCCACGGCGTGTGCGGGTCCGACGCGATGCAGATCAACGGCATCAACCGCCTGGCGTGCAAGGTCCTGATGAAGGACCTGCTGTCGCCGTCCGGCAAGCCGACGGTGATCACGATCGCCCCGATCAAGGGCCTGACGACGTTGAAGGACCTCTACGTCGACATGGACCCGTTCTTCGAGGCGTACCGCGCGATCAAGCCTTATCTCATCACCTACGGGAACGAGCCGACCCGGGAGCGCATCCAGTCCCAGGCGGACCGGGATCGCTTCGACGACACGACGAAGTGCATCCTGTGCGCGTGCTGCACGTCTTCGTGCCCGGTGTACTGGAACGACGGGTCTTACTTCGGGCCTGCCGCGATCGTGAACGCGCACCGGTTCATCTTCGACTCCCGCGACGAGGGGGCGGAGGAGCGCCTGGACATCCTCAACGACGGCGAGGGTGTTTGGCGCTGCCGCACGACGTTCAACTGCACGGACGCCTGCCCCCGCGGCATCCAGGTGACCAAGGCAATCCAGGAAGTGAAGCGCGCCCTCCTCTTCAAGCGCGTCTAA
- a CDS encoding succinate dehydrogenase hydrophobic membrane anchor subunit — protein MADLALANPRAPKRPAARRSNFELYSWLFMRISGLALIILVLGHLLIMNILDGGVHRINWGFVAGRWASPFWQFWDLAMLWLAEIHGGNGLRTIIDDYARKDSTRFWLKIVLYVSMALILAVGTMVIFTFDPNMPAN, from the coding sequence ATGGCCGACCTCGCCCTCGCGAACCCGCGCGCGCCGAAGCGCCCCGCCGCCCGCCGGAGCAACTTCGAGCTCTACAGCTGGCTGTTCATGCGGATCTCCGGACTCGCCCTGATCATCCTGGTGCTCGGGCACCTGCTGATCATGAACATCCTCGACGGCGGTGTGCACCGGATCAACTGGGGCTTCGTCGCCGGCCGCTGGGCCTCGCCGTTCTGGCAGTTCTGGGACCTCGCGATGCTGTGGCTGGCCGAGATCCACGGCGGCAACGGGCTGCGCACCATCATCGACGACTACGCGCGCAAGGACAGCACGCGGTTCTGGCTGAAGATCGTGCTCTACGTGTCCATGGCGCTGATCCTGGCCGTCGGCACGATGGTGATCTTCACCTTCGACCCGAACATGCCCGCGAACTGA
- a CDS encoding S8 family peptidase, whose product MSRLRRIAAPLVLAAGGSLFAVAPAAEAAPAACDTTSTPYTYVVTYQPGTRASAVDKELAAKCGTKVAYYPEIAVAIASSRNADFQQKIGVYRAYSGEKDVASAASARSLRAVRTLEDTQSVAAAGDLSAQQWDMKAIHAPEANKIYQGSRAVTVGVLDSGIEATHPALRSAVDARSSAGCVTGAPDLSPASWAPTTSDHGTHVAGTIAGKDPAAGFTGIAPGVRLASVKVVNDAGYIFPESAVCGFVWAARHGFAVTNNSYYIDPGMFYCPKQPGDAAAFEAVRRAVELSTRRGVLNVAAAGNSGFDTTAQTTDPNRPHPVDSTCGILPKAIDGVVKVSAVGYAGTKSSFSNYGKIDVTAPGGDFVQTPPPGAGPSCPLSATVFGGQYGSKCGTSMASPHAAGVAALIASRFQGIPPQLLAHLLEGEADVVKCAATETECTGPSKNNSYYGHGLVNALDAVR is encoded by the coding sequence ATGTCCCGTTTACGCCGAATAGCGGCTCCGCTCGTGCTGGCCGCCGGGGGCAGCCTGTTCGCGGTAGCGCCGGCCGCGGAGGCCGCGCCGGCCGCCTGCGACACGACGAGCACGCCGTACACGTACGTGGTGACTTACCAGCCGGGGACGCGCGCTTCGGCCGTCGACAAGGAACTGGCGGCGAAGTGCGGCACGAAGGTGGCGTACTACCCGGAGATCGCCGTCGCGATCGCCAGCTCGCGCAACGCGGACTTCCAGCAGAAGATCGGCGTCTACCGGGCGTACTCAGGGGAAAAGGACGTCGCTTCGGCGGCTTCCGCCCGGTCCCTGCGCGCGGTGCGGACGCTGGAGGACACCCAGTCGGTCGCCGCGGCCGGTGATCTGTCCGCGCAGCAGTGGGACATGAAGGCGATCCACGCGCCGGAAGCGAACAAGATCTACCAGGGCAGCCGCGCGGTGACGGTCGGCGTGCTCGACTCGGGCATCGAAGCGACGCACCCGGCCCTTCGCAGCGCCGTCGACGCTCGCTCGTCGGCGGGCTGCGTGACGGGTGCGCCGGACCTTTCCCCGGCGTCCTGGGCACCCACGACGTCGGACCACGGCACGCACGTGGCGGGCACGATCGCGGGCAAGGACCCGGCGGCCGGCTTCACGGGCATCGCGCCGGGCGTGCGGCTGGCCTCGGTGAAGGTCGTCAACGACGCCGGCTACATCTTCCCGGAGTCGGCGGTCTGCGGATTCGTGTGGGCGGCCCGGCACGGGTTCGCGGTGACGAACAACAGCTACTACATCGACCCGGGCATGTTCTACTGCCCGAAGCAGCCGGGCGACGCGGCGGCGTTCGAAGCGGTCCGCCGGGCAGTGGAGCTCTCGACGCGCCGCGGAGTGCTGAACGTGGCGGCGGCGGGCAACTCGGGCTTCGACACGACGGCGCAGACGACGGACCCCAACCGCCCGCACCCGGTGGACTCGACGTGCGGCATCCTCCCGAAGGCGATCGACGGCGTCGTGAAGGTGTCGGCGGTCGGCTACGCGGGCACGAAGTCGTCGTTCAGCAACTACGGCAAGATCGACGTGACGGCCCCTGGCGGCGACTTCGTCCAGACGCCCCCGCCGGGCGCCGGACCGTCGTGCCCGCTGTCGGCCACGGTGTTCGGCGGCCAGTACGGCTCGAAGTGCGGCACCTCGATGGCGTCCCCGCACGCGGCAGGCGTGGCGGCGCTGATCGCGTCCCGGTTCCAGGGGATCCCGCCGCAGCTGCTGGCCCACCTGCTGGAGGGCGAGGCGGACGTGGTGAAGTGCGCGGCCACCGAGACGGAGTGCACAGGGCCGTCGAAGAACAACTCGTACTACGGCCACGGCCTGGTCAACGCCCTGGACGCGGTGCGCTAG
- the sdhA gene encoding succinate dehydrogenase flavoprotein subunit, producing MQFHKYDVVIVGAGGAGMRAAIESGQRARTAVLTKLYPTRSHTGAAQGGMCAALANVEEDNWEWHTFDTIKGGDYLVDQDAAEIMAKEAIDAVLDLEKMGLPFNRTPEGKIDQRRFGGHTRDHGKAAVRRACYAADRTGHMILQTLYQNCVKYGTEFFNEFYVLDLVTTPDENGNPVASGVVAYELATGELHVFQAKSIVMATGGAGKIFKTTSNAHTLTGDGLGIIFRKGLPLEDMEFFQFHPTGLAGLGILISEAVRGEGGILRNASGERFMERYAPTIKDLAPRDIVARSMVQEVLQGRGCGPNKDYVVLDVTHIPEETLNAKLPDIMEFSRTYLGVDPVKEPVPVFPTCHYVMGGIPTNIHGEALRDNENVIPGLYAAGEVACVSVHGSNRLGTNSLLDINVFGRRAGIAAAEYALAHEHVELPSDPTTLVEEQLAGLLSEHGDERVADIRKEMQQTMDSHASVYRTEDTLKQALTDIQALKERYQRITVSDKGKRYNTDLLEAVELGFLLELAEVLIVGALARKESRGGHAREDYPTRDDTNFMRHTMAYKQGAGLSSDIRLDYKPVTFTRYEPMERKY from the coding sequence ATGCAGTTCCACAAGTACGACGTGGTGATCGTCGGCGCCGGCGGCGCCGGGATGCGCGCGGCCATCGAGTCCGGCCAGCGCGCCCGCACCGCGGTCCTCACCAAGCTCTACCCGACCCGGTCCCACACCGGCGCGGCCCAGGGCGGCATGTGCGCCGCGCTGGCGAACGTCGAAGAGGACAACTGGGAGTGGCACACCTTCGACACGATCAAGGGCGGCGACTACCTGGTCGACCAGGACGCCGCCGAGATCATGGCGAAGGAGGCCATCGACGCGGTCCTCGACCTCGAGAAGATGGGCCTGCCGTTCAACCGCACGCCCGAGGGCAAGATCGACCAGCGCCGCTTCGGCGGGCACACGCGTGACCACGGCAAGGCCGCGGTCCGCCGCGCCTGCTACGCCGCGGACCGCACCGGCCACATGATCCTGCAGACGCTGTACCAAAACTGCGTCAAGTACGGCACGGAGTTCTTCAACGAGTTCTACGTGCTCGACCTCGTCACCACCCCGGACGAGAACGGCAACCCGGTCGCCTCCGGCGTCGTCGCCTACGAGCTGGCCACCGGCGAGCTGCACGTCTTCCAGGCGAAGTCGATCGTGATGGCCACCGGCGGCGCGGGCAAGATCTTCAAGACGACGTCGAACGCGCACACCCTCACCGGCGACGGCCTCGGCATCATCTTCCGCAAGGGCCTGCCGCTGGAGGACATGGAGTTCTTCCAGTTCCACCCGACCGGCCTCGCCGGCCTCGGCATCCTGATCTCCGAAGCCGTCCGCGGCGAGGGCGGGATCCTGCGCAACGCGTCCGGCGAGCGGTTCATGGAGCGCTACGCCCCGACGATCAAGGACCTCGCGCCGCGGGACATCGTCGCCCGCTCGATGGTGCAGGAAGTGTTGCAGGGCCGGGGTTGCGGGCCGAACAAGGACTACGTTGTCCTGGACGTCACGCACATCCCCGAGGAGACGCTGAACGCGAAGCTCCCGGACATCATGGAGTTCTCCCGGACCTACCTGGGCGTCGACCCGGTCAAGGAGCCGGTGCCGGTGTTCCCGACGTGTCACTACGTGATGGGCGGCATCCCGACCAACATCCACGGCGAAGCGTTGCGGGACAACGAGAACGTCATCCCCGGCCTGTACGCGGCGGGCGAGGTCGCGTGCGTGTCCGTGCACGGGTCGAACCGGCTCGGCACGAACTCGCTGCTGGACATCAACGTCTTCGGCCGCCGCGCCGGCATCGCGGCCGCGGAGTACGCGCTGGCGCACGAGCACGTCGAGCTGCCTTCGGATCCGACCACGTTGGTCGAGGAGCAGCTCGCGGGCCTGCTGTCGGAGCACGGCGACGAGCGCGTCGCCGACATCCGCAAGGAAATGCAGCAGACGATGGACTCGCACGCTTCGGTGTACCGGACCGAGGACACGCTGAAGCAGGCGCTGACCGACATCCAGGCACTGAAGGAGCGGTACCAGCGGATCACCGTGTCGGACAAGGGCAAGCGGTACAACACCGACCTGCTCGAAGCCGTCGAGCTCGGCTTCCTGCTGGAGCTGGCCGAGGTCCTGATCGTGGGCGCGCTGGCACGCAAGGAATCCCGCGGCGGCCACGCCCGCGAGGACTACCCGACCCGCGACGACACGAACTTCATGCGCCACACCATGGCCTACAAGCAGGGCGCCGGCCTGTCGTCCGACATCCGGCTGGACTACAAGCCCGTGACCTTCACCCGCTACGAACCGATGGAGCGGAAGTACTGA
- a CDS encoding glycoside hydrolase family 97 protein, with product MRKRVGRAAVLAVGVALVGLPAAGQPAPVTSWTLTAPGTSFAPAPEAHIALDQGKLTLSVTRGATTVLEPSALGVETENGDLTRGLEVTGFSQRPVHDEYTTTTGKRLRHTYDAAETTLDVKGPGGAFAVVFRVSRDGVAYRYVFDTPKWVTVIREASEYAVPQTADSFLLPFDNGRSDYESIHVHKPVAQQDPAEYGYPALFHVGDTWLSVLESDLNGSYAGSRLTLTPQHRFQLTLGDPAEVAKGPLATPWRAMIVGDLATVTQSDLSTDLASPSKIAGTSWIKPGAGAWSWWSEGTGDLALQEKYVDLAAKEGWAYNLVDAGWNAAWVPDLVAYAKQRGIGIWLWADAKITDTDSEREKNFKQYADWGVVGLKIDFVESERQDRTRWYDAVLAAAAKYHLMVNFHGAPIPRGIQRTWPNVMSVEAVRGAEGTKPKPGREPFPIGHYLTLPFTRNLSGSMDFTPVTFTGVRPTSDGGELALSVLFESGVQHFADSVASYDAHPAAERLLKGIPTAWDDTLLLAGDPGKLAVLARRGGAQWYVGALAAGPATRLDAPLGFLPPGDWLAEVYGDGADGKLQVTTQRVTSGGVLTVPVAANGGFTARLCLAPAGASACP from the coding sequence ATGAGGAAGCGAGTGGGAAGGGCGGCCGTCTTGGCCGTCGGGGTGGCGCTGGTCGGGTTGCCGGCGGCCGGGCAGCCCGCGCCGGTGACGTCCTGGACGCTGACCGCGCCGGGGACGTCCTTCGCGCCGGCGCCCGAGGCGCACATCGCCCTGGACCAGGGGAAACTCACCCTTTCGGTCACCCGGGGCGCGACGACGGTGCTCGAGCCGTCCGCCCTCGGCGTCGAGACGGAGAACGGCGACCTGACCCGCGGCCTCGAGGTCACCGGGTTCAGCCAGCGGCCGGTCCACGACGAGTACACGACCACCACCGGCAAACGCTTGCGGCACACCTACGACGCCGCCGAAACCACGCTGGACGTCAAGGGCCCCGGCGGCGCCTTCGCCGTCGTCTTCCGGGTCTCCCGCGACGGCGTCGCCTACCGGTACGTCTTCGACACCCCGAAGTGGGTGACAGTGATCCGCGAGGCGTCGGAGTACGCCGTCCCGCAGACCGCCGACTCCTTCCTGCTGCCGTTCGACAACGGCCGCAGCGACTACGAGAGCATCCACGTCCACAAGCCGGTCGCTCAGCAGGACCCGGCCGAGTACGGCTACCCGGCGCTGTTCCACGTCGGCGACACCTGGCTGTCGGTCCTCGAATCCGACCTGAACGGCAGCTACGCGGGTTCCCGGCTGACGCTCACCCCGCAGCACCGCTTCCAGCTCACCCTCGGCGACCCCGCGGAAGTCGCGAAAGGACCGTTGGCCACGCCGTGGCGCGCGATGATCGTCGGTGACCTCGCCACCGTCACGCAGTCCGACCTGAGCACCGACCTCGCGAGCCCGTCCAAGATCGCCGGCACCTCGTGGATCAAGCCCGGCGCGGGCGCGTGGTCGTGGTGGTCGGAAGGCACCGGCGACCTCGCGCTGCAGGAGAAGTACGTCGACCTCGCGGCGAAGGAGGGCTGGGCGTACAACCTCGTCGACGCGGGCTGGAACGCCGCCTGGGTGCCCGATCTGGTCGCCTACGCCAAACAACGCGGCATCGGCATCTGGCTCTGGGCCGACGCGAAGATCACCGACACCGACAGCGAGCGCGAAAAGAACTTCAAGCAGTACGCCGACTGGGGCGTCGTCGGGCTGAAGATCGACTTCGTCGAGTCCGAGCGGCAGGACCGCACCCGCTGGTACGACGCCGTGCTCGCGGCGGCCGCGAAGTACCACTTGATGGTGAACTTCCACGGCGCGCCGATCCCGCGCGGCATCCAGCGGACCTGGCCGAACGTGATGAGCGTCGAAGCGGTGCGGGGCGCCGAAGGCACGAAGCCGAAGCCGGGACGCGAGCCGTTCCCGATCGGCCACTACCTGACGCTGCCGTTCACGCGGAACCTCTCCGGCTCGATGGACTTCACGCCGGTCACGTTCACCGGCGTCCGGCCGACCAGCGACGGCGGCGAGCTCGCGCTGAGCGTGCTGTTCGAATCCGGCGTCCAGCACTTCGCGGACAGCGTCGCGAGCTACGACGCCCACCCGGCCGCCGAGCGGCTGCTCAAGGGCATCCCGACGGCGTGGGACGACACGCTGCTGCTGGCCGGCGACCCCGGGAAGCTCGCGGTGCTCGCCCGCCGCGGCGGCGCGCAGTGGTACGTCGGGGCGCTGGCGGCGGGGCCGGCCACGCGGCTCGACGCGCCGCTGGGGTTCCTCCCACCGGGTGATTGGCTGGCCGAGGTCTACGGCGACGGAGCCGACGGGAAGCTCCAGGTCACGACACAGCGCGTGACATCCGGGGGCGTTCTCACCGTCCCGGTGGCCGCGAACGGCGGATTCACCGCCCGGCTCTGCCTCGCCCCGGCAGGGGCGTCCGCCTGCCCCTGA
- a CDS encoding SCO4848 family membrane protein, which produces MRISRGTSLFLLAFGVWSWIIWITFAKNLWESDRAWAPDGSPTAYFVVHAVLTVVSFVLGTAIGVLGWRGVRSSARVS; this is translated from the coding sequence ATGCGCATTTCCCGAGGCACCTCGCTGTTCCTGCTGGCCTTCGGCGTGTGGTCGTGGATCATCTGGATCACGTTCGCCAAGAACCTCTGGGAGAGCGACCGGGCGTGGGCGCCGGACGGCTCGCCGACCGCCTACTTCGTGGTGCACGCCGTGCTGACGGTCGTGTCGTTCGTGCTCGGCACGGCCATCGGCGTGCTGGGCTGGCGCGGGGTGCGCTCTTCCGCGCGGGTCTCCTGA
- a CDS encoding D-alanyl-D-alanine carboxypeptidase family protein: MHSVVSRSLKVFTTTLAAALLALSTPALAAAAPPQTACANRQVPPPPVDTSEKPAPGSQVPAPPAVPAVPAGGPRMAECGLVTPNGALNPPDGNTAASWLVQDLDTGAVIAAKDPHARQRPASLIKTLLALVVVDELKPEQVIVASKEDAEQECTCVGLVAGGQYTVDQLLHGLLMHSGNDAAHAVATALGGDAAAVAKMNATAAKIGALDTRAATPSGLDGPGMSTSAYDLSLIFHYAMKQPEFAKVVATKNFELPPAGGKPAVPVLNDNKLLGVYPGFLGGKTGFTNDARHTYVGAAERKGKRLPVVMVRAEQKPTKVVDQAAKLLDYGFALEDDRAEPVGQITYQAPGATSENGDSSALGDNGTGNSGTSSAAAAAKADPFGVTGWIITLVVFLIIVGGFVVGHARRKAAN; this comes from the coding sequence GTGCACTCTGTTGTCTCCCGGTCGCTCAAGGTTTTCACGACGACGCTCGCCGCCGCCCTCCTGGCCCTGAGCACGCCAGCGCTGGCGGCCGCGGCCCCGCCGCAGACGGCGTGCGCGAACCGCCAGGTCCCGCCCCCGCCGGTCGACACGTCGGAGAAGCCCGCGCCGGGCAGCCAGGTCCCGGCGCCGCCGGCCGTGCCCGCGGTCCCGGCCGGCGGCCCGCGGATGGCCGAATGCGGCCTGGTCACCCCGAACGGCGCGCTCAACCCGCCGGACGGCAACACCGCGGCGTCGTGGCTGGTGCAGGACCTCGACACCGGCGCGGTGATCGCGGCGAAGGACCCGCACGCCCGCCAGCGGCCCGCGTCGCTGATCAAGACCCTGCTCGCGCTGGTCGTCGTCGACGAGCTGAAGCCGGAGCAGGTGATCGTCGCGTCGAAGGAGGACGCCGAGCAGGAGTGCACCTGCGTCGGCCTCGTCGCCGGCGGCCAGTACACCGTCGACCAGCTGCTGCACGGCCTGCTGATGCACTCGGGCAACGACGCCGCGCACGCGGTCGCCACGGCGCTCGGCGGGGACGCCGCCGCGGTGGCGAAGATGAACGCGACGGCGGCGAAGATCGGCGCGCTCGACACGCGCGCCGCGACGCCGTCGGGGCTGGACGGGCCGGGCATGTCGACCTCGGCCTACGACCTGAGCCTGATCTTCCACTACGCGATGAAGCAGCCGGAGTTCGCGAAGGTCGTCGCGACGAAGAACTTCGAGCTCCCGCCGGCCGGCGGCAAGCCGGCCGTCCCGGTGCTCAACGACAACAAGCTGCTCGGCGTCTACCCGGGCTTCCTCGGCGGCAAGACCGGCTTCACCAACGACGCCCGCCACACCTACGTCGGCGCGGCGGAGCGGAAGGGAAAGCGGCTCCCGGTCGTCATGGTGCGCGCCGAGCAGAAGCCGACGAAGGTGGTCGACCAGGCGGCGAAGCTGCTCGACTACGGCTTCGCGCTGGAGGACGACCGGGCCGAGCCCGTCGGCCAAATCACCTACCAGGCGCCGGGGGCCACATCCGAGAACGGCGACTCGTCCGCGCTCGGCGACAACGGCACCGGCAACAGCGGCACCTCGTCGGCCGCGGCCGCGGCGAAGGCGGACCCGTTCGGCGTCACCGGCTGGATCATCACGCTGGTGGTGTTCCTGATCATCGTCGGCGGGTTCGTGGTCGGGCACGCGCGCAGGAAGGCCGCGAACTAA
- the sdhC gene encoding succinate dehydrogenase, cytochrome b556 subunit: MSTTASTAPQAGASDRAGASRRQGTFYRGDPGMWSWVLHRITGVLTFFFLFVHVLDTALVRVSPNTYDQVIETYKTPIVNLLEVGLVGAVLFHALNGIRVMLVDFWSKGPKFQKTMLWVIGVVWVVVMVPGAFFMLKRTAEMLFGGN, from the coding sequence ATGTCCACCACGGCGAGCACTGCCCCGCAGGCAGGCGCGAGCGATCGGGCGGGTGCCTCACGCCGGCAGGGGACCTTCTACCGGGGTGACCCCGGCATGTGGTCCTGGGTCCTGCATCGCATCACCGGCGTGCTCACATTCTTCTTCCTGTTCGTGCACGTGCTCGACACCGCGCTGGTGCGCGTGTCGCCGAACACCTACGACCAGGTCATCGAGACCTACAAGACCCCGATCGTCAACCTCCTCGAGGTCGGCCTGGTCGGCGCGGTGCTCTTCCACGCGCTGAACGGCATCCGCGTCATGCTGGTCGACTTCTGGTCGAAGGGCCCGAAGTTCCAGAAGACGATGCTCTGGGTGATCGGCGTGGTCTGGGTCGTGGTGATGGTTCCCGGTGCCTTCTTCATGCTGAAGCGCACCGCCGAAATGCTCTTCGGGGGTAACTGA